In the Leifsonia sp. 466MF genome, one interval contains:
- the ispG gene encoding flavodoxin-dependent (E)-4-hydroxy-3-methylbut-2-enyl-diphosphate synthase codes for MPKVPETLAPRRKSRQIRVGKVLVGGDAPISVQSMTTTPTTNINATLQQIAELTASGCDIVRVAVPSRDDAEALPIIAKKSQIPVIADIHFQPNYVYAAIDAGCAAVRVNPGNIRKFDDQVGEIARRAKAADVSLRIGVNAGSLDRRLLEKYGKATPEALVESAVWEASLFEEHDFHDFKISVKHNDPIVMVKAYRMLAERGDWPLHLGVTEAGPAFQGTIKSATAFGILLGEGIGDTIRVSLSAPPAEEVKVGLQILQSLNLRERKLEIVSCPSCGRAQVDVYSLADSVTEGLQGMSVPLRVAVMGCVVNGPGEAREADLGVASGNGKGQIFVKGEVIKTVPESEIVATLIAEANRLADEMEDRPSGEPTVSVGAH; via the coding sequence ATGCCCAAGGTCCCCGAAACCCTCGCACCCCGTCGCAAGTCCCGTCAGATCCGCGTCGGCAAAGTCCTGGTCGGCGGTGACGCCCCGATCAGCGTCCAGTCGATGACCACGACGCCGACGACGAACATCAACGCCACGCTGCAGCAGATCGCCGAGCTGACGGCATCCGGCTGCGACATCGTCCGCGTCGCGGTGCCCAGCCGCGACGACGCCGAGGCGCTGCCGATCATCGCCAAGAAGAGCCAGATCCCGGTCATCGCCGACATCCACTTCCAGCCGAACTACGTCTACGCGGCCATCGATGCCGGGTGTGCGGCCGTCCGCGTCAACCCGGGCAACATCCGCAAGTTCGACGACCAGGTGGGCGAGATCGCCCGCCGCGCGAAGGCCGCGGACGTGTCGCTCCGTATCGGCGTGAACGCCGGATCCCTCGACCGCCGTCTGCTCGAGAAGTACGGCAAGGCGACCCCCGAGGCGCTCGTCGAGTCGGCCGTCTGGGAGGCGAGCCTGTTCGAGGAGCACGACTTCCACGACTTCAAGATCTCGGTCAAGCACAACGACCCCATCGTCATGGTGAAGGCGTACCGGATGCTCGCCGAGCGGGGCGACTGGCCCCTCCACCTCGGCGTGACCGAGGCCGGCCCGGCGTTCCAGGGCACGATCAAGTCGGCGACCGCGTTCGGCATCCTGCTCGGCGAGGGCATCGGCGACACGATCCGCGTCTCGCTGTCCGCGCCTCCCGCCGAAGAGGTCAAGGTGGGCCTGCAGATCCTGCAGTCGCTCAACCTCCGTGAGCGGAAGCTCGAGATCGTGTCGTGCCCCAGCTGCGGTCGCGCCCAGGTCGACGTCTACTCGCTCGCCGACAGCGTCACCGAGGGTCTGCAGGGCATGAGCGTTCCGCTCCGCGTCGCCGTCATGGGCTGCGTCGTGAACGGTCCGGGCGAGGCCCGCGAGGCCGACCTCGGCGTCGCCAGCGGCAACGGCAAGGGCCAGATCTTCGTCAAGGGCGAGGTCATCAAGACCGTCCCCGAGTCGGAGATCGTTGCGACGCTCATCGCCGAGGCCAACCGTCTCGCCGACGAGATGGAGGACCGCCCGTCGGGCGAGCCCACCGTCAGCGTCGGCGCGCACTGA
- a CDS encoding M50 family metallopeptidase: MLLFVLGVVIILIGVALSIALHEIGHLVPAKLFGVKVTQYMIGFGKTLFSFRRGETEYGVKAIPLGGYISMIGMFPPGKEGGRGRNATTGFMQQMVQDARVASSETVAVGEEERTFYRLPVWKRIVIMFGGPFMNLVIGVVLFGVLLMGFGAPQSSTTLATVSQCVLPAGSTAKTCPDDAPQGPAAAAGLKPGDTIVSIDGQKITSWDQSTAIIRESAGRTLTVVLSRDGEERTVQLTPVVNKVAKTDANGAVVKDAAGGIETLTVGFVGIGPVAKLVPQPITAVLPAVGAQTGAVFNVFLHLPQRMVDVWNAAFGSAERDPNGPISVVGIGRAAGELTALDGVPVVDKVYTMIGMLASLNIALFVFNLVPLLPLDGGHIAGALWEGLRRTFAKIFGRRDPGPVDMAKLMPLTFAVVIVLGGMSVLLMYADIVKPVNLFG; this comes from the coding sequence GTGCTCCTGTTCGTGCTGGGCGTCGTCATCATCCTGATCGGCGTCGCTCTGTCGATCGCTCTGCACGAGATCGGCCACCTGGTTCCTGCCAAGCTGTTCGGCGTCAAGGTGACGCAGTACATGATCGGCTTCGGCAAGACACTGTTCTCGTTCCGCCGCGGCGAGACGGAGTACGGCGTGAAGGCCATCCCGCTCGGCGGCTACATCTCGATGATCGGGATGTTCCCTCCGGGCAAGGAGGGCGGCCGTGGCCGCAATGCGACCACCGGGTTCATGCAGCAGATGGTGCAGGATGCGCGCGTCGCGAGCTCGGAGACCGTCGCCGTCGGCGAGGAGGAGCGCACCTTCTACCGCCTGCCGGTCTGGAAGCGCATCGTCATCATGTTCGGCGGTCCGTTCATGAATCTCGTGATCGGCGTCGTGCTGTTCGGTGTGCTGCTGATGGGGTTCGGCGCGCCGCAGAGCTCGACGACGCTCGCGACCGTGAGCCAGTGCGTGCTGCCTGCCGGGAGCACCGCCAAGACGTGCCCGGATGACGCACCGCAGGGTCCGGCGGCCGCGGCCGGACTCAAGCCCGGCGACACGATCGTCAGCATCGACGGTCAGAAGATCACCAGCTGGGACCAGTCCACCGCGATCATCCGCGAGTCGGCGGGACGCACCCTCACCGTCGTGCTCAGCCGCGACGGGGAGGAGCGCACCGTCCAGCTGACGCCGGTCGTCAACAAGGTGGCAAAGACGGATGCGAACGGCGCCGTCGTGAAGGACGCCGCGGGCGGCATCGAGACGCTGACCGTGGGGTTCGTCGGCATCGGGCCGGTGGCGAAGCTCGTGCCGCAGCCGATCACGGCCGTGCTCCCGGCGGTCGGAGCGCAGACCGGCGCCGTCTTCAACGTCTTCCTCCACCTCCCGCAGCGCATGGTCGACGTCTGGAACGCCGCCTTCGGCTCCGCCGAGCGCGACCCGAACGGCCCCATCAGCGTGGTGGGCATCGGCCGGGCGGCGGGCGAGCTGACGGCCCTGGACGGAGTCCCCGTCGTCGACAAGGTCTACACGATGATCGGGATGCTGGCATCGCTGAACATCGCGCTGTTCGTCTTCAACCTGGTTCCGCTTCTTCCGCTCGACGGCGGCCACATCGCCGGGGCGCTCTGGGAGGGTCTGCGGCGCACGTTTGCGAAGATCTTCGGCCGCCGCGATCCGGGACCGGTGGACATGGCGAAGCTCATGCCGCTCACCTTCGCAGTCGTCATCGTGCTGGGCGGGATGAGCGTCCTGCTGATGTACGCGGACATCGTGAAGCCGGTCAACCTCTTCGGCTGA